The following proteins are co-located in the Armatimonadota bacterium genome:
- a CDS encoding Fic family protein, translated as MHRYRLPDGAEAQFQPGSHRRVLANRLGIIRKRDMDQAEYEALVQVQERYLHIITSDTRFTAVLLRKMHRDWLGGIYEWAGDYRTVDMEKGGFRWPPAKLVEQNVACFDADILTRHTPCKPGKLPEVGRGIAVVHAEFLLIHPFREGNGRLARWLASLMALQAGLPTPDYRFEGRGSRAEKVRYLDAVTRGYVRDYRPLADFFVETLARRLEHDG; from the coding sequence ATGCATCGATATAGACTACCAGATGGCGCTGAAGCTCAGTTCCAGCCGGGATCGCACAGACGAGTGCTCGCGAATCGCCTAGGAATCATCCGCAAGCGAGACATGGACCAGGCAGAGTATGAGGCTTTGGTCCAGGTTCAAGAGCGCTATCTGCACATCATCACGTCGGATACGCGCTTCACCGCCGTTCTGCTCCGCAAAATGCATCGGGACTGGCTCGGCGGTATCTACGAATGGGCGGGCGATTATCGCACAGTGGACATGGAGAAGGGCGGATTCCGCTGGCCGCCCGCCAAGCTGGTCGAACAGAACGTGGCATGCTTCGACGCCGATATCCTTACTCGCCATACCCCGTGCAAGCCCGGCAAACTGCCGGAGGTCGGGCGGGGAATCGCTGTTGTCCATGCAGAGTTCTTGCTGATTCATCCCTTCCGCGAAGGAAACGGGCGGCTCGCGCGCTGGTTGGCGAGTCTGATGGCGCTGCAGGCCGGACTGCCGACGCCTGACTACCGCTTCGAGGGACGAGGATCGAGAGCGGAGAAAGTGCGATACCTGGATGCCGTGACGCGCGGCTATGTAAGGGACTATCGTCCCTTGGCTGACTTCTTTGTCGAGACGCTGGCACGCCGTTTGGAGCATGACGGCTGA
- a CDS encoding DUF3800 domain-containing protein → MYVDESGDCGLRGSPTDYFALTGLVVHELRWRPYLDQLIDFRRRMKESFGLRLREEIHAPALISRPGDLVRIPRNNRLTIIRGFAEELAQMAELNVMNVLVDKRGKAPDYDPFEAAWKALIQRFENTIQHHNFQGPANPDDRGMIFADHTDDKKLADLLRRMRRYNPIPNRRDIGEGYRNIALANVIEDPSFRDSATSYFVQAADLCAFLLYQYVCPNAYIKKKSGHGYFPRLEPVLCKVASPGDPHGIVRL, encoded by the coding sequence ATGTATGTAGATGAGAGCGGCGACTGCGGGCTTCGCGGCTCTCCGACAGACTACTTCGCTCTAACCGGATTGGTCGTTCATGAACTGCGCTGGCGTCCCTACCTCGATCAGTTGATCGACTTCCGGCGGCGCATGAAGGAGAGCTTCGGTCTCCGACTGCGCGAGGAGATTCACGCTCCCGCGCTGATCAGCCGTCCGGGCGACCTCGTGCGAATCCCTCGAAACAATCGGCTCACGATCATCCGCGGGTTCGCCGAGGAATTGGCGCAGATGGCGGAGCTCAACGTGATGAATGTGCTGGTGGACAAGCGGGGAAAAGCTCCCGACTACGATCCATTCGAGGCCGCATGGAAGGCGCTGATACAGCGATTTGAGAATACCATCCAACATCACAACTTCCAAGGACCTGCCAATCCGGATGATCGCGGGATGATCTTCGCAGACCACACGGATGACAAGAAGCTGGCCGATCTCCTGCGCCGGATGCGGCGGTATAACCCAATCCCGAACAGGCGCGATATCGGCGAGGGTTACCGGAACATCGCGCTTGCGAACGTCATAGAGGATCCGAGCTTCCGTGATTCTGCCACCTCATACTTCGTGCAGGCGGCCGATCTCTGCGCGTTTCTGCTCTATCAATACGTCTGCCCGAACGCATACATCAAGAAGAAGAGCGGACACGGATACTTCCCGAGGCTGGAGCCGGTGCTGTGCAAGGTCGCGTCGCCGGGAGACCCGCACGGGATCGTGAGGCTGTAG
- a CDS encoding DUF3800 domain-containing protein has protein sequence MPEKEYIIFCDESDKDGKYYSNFYGGVLVGASQYQRVTDRLNTLKKELNLFGEIKWAKVTQTYLPKYEQMVRAFFEEIIAGKLKVRVMFTQNALEAQGLTEEHIDQEYFILYYQFVKHAFGLRHLRTTAPQTRLRLYFDQFPDTKEKVATFKGYLHGLQHTEEFRKAGITIAKEDIAEVHSHDHVLLQCLDIVVGAMTFRLNDKHRLKRPGERLRGKRTIAKDKLYKIILQEIRKTHPGFNIGISTGRASGVRSRWTACYAHWCFRPASWVYHASRTKRQKENPT, from the coding sequence ATGCCTGAGAAAGAGTACATCATCTTCTGTGATGAATCGGACAAGGACGGCAAGTACTACTCCAATTTCTACGGCGGCGTATTGGTCGGAGCGTCTCAGTACCAGAGGGTCACGGATCGGCTGAACACGCTGAAGAAGGAACTCAACCTCTTCGGCGAGATCAAGTGGGCAAAGGTCACGCAGACGTACCTGCCCAAGTACGAGCAGATGGTCCGCGCCTTCTTCGAGGAGATCATCGCGGGCAAGCTCAAGGTTCGTGTGATGTTTACGCAGAATGCGCTCGAAGCGCAGGGTCTCACCGAAGAGCACATCGACCAGGAATACTTCATCCTATACTACCAGTTCGTCAAGCACGCCTTCGGGCTCAGACATCTTAGGACGACTGCACCGCAGACGCGCCTGAGGCTCTATTTCGACCAGTTCCCGGATACAAAGGAGAAGGTGGCGACTTTCAAGGGATATCTGCACGGGCTTCAACACACTGAGGAGTTCCGCAAGGCAGGGATCACGATAGCCAAAGAGGATATCGCCGAGGTCCATTCCCACGATCACGTCCTGCTGCAATGTCTGGATATCGTAGTGGGCGCGATGACCTTCAGGCTGAACGACAAGCACAGATTGAAGCGGCCCGGGGAGCGGCTACGGGGCAAGCGGACAATAGCCAAGGATAAGCTCTACAAGATCATACTTCAGGAAATCCGCAAGACGCATCCGGGCTTCAACATCGGGATCAGTACAGGCAGAGCGAGCGGGGTGCGGAGCCGCTGGACGGCATGCTATGCGCATTGGTGCTTCCGTCCGGCGTCGTGGGTCTATCACGCATCGCGGACTAAGCGACAAAAGGAAAACCCCACTTAG